Proteins found in one Halobaculum sp. MBLA0147 genomic segment:
- a CDS encoding Hsp20/alpha crystallin family protein — protein sequence MSRRNPIDDIEQVFERMNRELANIGEGFEPRGRGGVNVDVLSRDGEIVVVADLPGFTSEDIDVSLVDRELTITAEASDETETAVDDESVQVHRRERHARSVERRLRLPEDVVEAETTAEYEHGVLTVTLPTLESETVEGTTIDVN from the coding sequence ATGTCCCGACGGAACCCGATCGACGACATCGAGCAGGTGTTCGAGCGGATGAACCGCGAACTCGCCAACATCGGCGAGGGATTCGAGCCGCGCGGCCGCGGCGGCGTGAACGTCGACGTGCTCTCGCGCGACGGCGAGATCGTCGTCGTCGCCGACCTCCCCGGCTTCACGAGCGAGGACATCGACGTGTCGCTGGTCGACCGGGAGTTGACGATCACTGCCGAGGCGAGCGACGAGACGGAGACGGCCGTCGACGACGAGTCCGTCCAGGTCCACCGCCGCGAGCGCCACGCCCGCTCCGTCGAGCGGCGACTCCGACTCCCCGAGGACGTGGTCGAGGCCGAGACGACCGCCGAGTACGAGCACGGCGTCCTGACGGTGACGCTCCCGACACTCGAGAGCGAGACCGTCGAGGGCACCACCATCGACGTGAACTGA
- a CDS encoding AMP-binding protein — MASTDTGTEEVVHEPDPAFAEATNVRQFMREYDIPDHEALIERTTTDLDGDPDSGVEWFWDELVDYLGIDFYEDYDTVRDDTDGPQFSRWYPGGELNLAHNVLDRHAARDSERRNKMACIWEGEPGDERHVTYHDLHRQTNRVANYLDSVGVETGDTVGLYMPMVPEVISILYGCFKVGAIAVPIFSGFGTEATATRIADSECSVLFTADGFYRRGSEVTLKGTADEAIAEAGHVEHTVVYDRLGSSGDADADTDEDLPIPWHHDRDTWWADSVAAADDDYETRSLSSDQESMLLYSSGTTGEPKGIVHTHAGVQMQCAKELHFGFDQKPSDRFFWVSDIGWMMGPWTLIGNHTFGGTVFMYEGAPDHPQPDRFWEMIDRHDLTQFGISPTAIRALRERGDEWLADHDLSSLRILGSTGEPWDPESWRWFYEHVGGGECPIVNISGGTEICGCFLMPMPDQPLKPCTLGSPGLGMDVDIVDADGESVAETGERGFLVARDSCPSTTKSLWSGDERYLEEYWSTWPDLWDHGDWAQKDADGFWFLHGRADDALNVAGRKIGPAEIEGVLIDHPDVNRAAAVGVPDDTTGTAVVAYVVTEPGVTGDDDLRAELTELVGEEHGKPFRPREVLFVDAFPKTQSGKIIRRAIASVHEGEDPGDLSSMENPEALEAIRDAS; from the coding sequence ATGGCGTCGACAGACACCGGCACGGAGGAGGTGGTCCACGAACCGGACCCGGCGTTCGCCGAGGCGACGAACGTCCGGCAGTTCATGCGAGAGTACGACATCCCGGACCACGAGGCGCTGATCGAGCGCACGACGACGGACCTCGACGGGGACCCGGACTCCGGCGTCGAGTGGTTCTGGGACGAACTCGTCGACTACCTCGGGATCGACTTCTACGAGGACTACGACACCGTCCGCGACGACACGGACGGCCCCCAGTTCTCGCGGTGGTACCCCGGCGGGGAACTCAACCTCGCGCACAACGTGCTCGACCGCCACGCCGCCCGCGACAGCGAGCGTCGCAACAAGATGGCCTGCATCTGGGAGGGGGAACCCGGCGACGAGCGCCACGTCACCTACCACGACCTCCACCGACAGACGAACCGCGTCGCGAACTACCTCGACTCGGTGGGTGTCGAGACGGGTGACACCGTCGGGCTGTACATGCCGATGGTGCCGGAGGTGATCTCGATCCTCTACGGCTGTTTCAAGGTGGGCGCGATCGCGGTGCCGATCTTCTCCGGGTTCGGCACGGAGGCGACCGCGACGCGGATCGCCGACTCGGAGTGTTCCGTGTTGTTCACCGCCGACGGCTTCTACCGCCGCGGCAGCGAGGTGACGCTGAAGGGGACCGCCGACGAGGCGATCGCCGAGGCCGGCCACGTCGAACACACCGTCGTCTACGACCGCCTCGGGTCGAGCGGGGACGCCGACGCAGACACCGACGAGGACCTCCCGATCCCGTGGCACCACGACCGCGACACCTGGTGGGCCGACAGCGTCGCCGCCGCGGACGACGACTACGAGACGCGGTCACTCTCCTCCGACCAGGAGTCGATGCTGCTGTACTCCTCGGGGACGACGGGGGAGCCGAAGGGGATCGTCCACACCCACGCGGGCGTACAGATGCAGTGTGCGAAGGAGCTCCACTTCGGGTTCGACCAGAAGCCGTCGGACCGGTTCTTCTGGGTCTCCGATATCGGGTGGATGATGGGGCCGTGGACGCTGATCGGCAACCACACGTTCGGCGGCACCGTGTTCATGTACGAGGGTGCCCCGGACCACCCGCAGCCCGACCGCTTCTGGGAGATGATCGACCGCCACGACCTGACGCAGTTCGGGATCTCGCCGACGGCGATCCGGGCGCTGCGCGAGCGGGGTGACGAGTGGCTCGCGGACCACGACCTCTCCTCGCTGCGGATCCTGGGGTCGACCGGCGAGCCGTGGGACCCCGAGTCCTGGCGGTGGTTCTACGAGCACGTCGGCGGCGGGGAGTGTCCGATCGTCAACATCTCCGGCGGGACGGAGATCTGTGGCTGTTTCCTCATGCCGATGCCGGACCAGCCGCTGAAGCCGTGTACGCTCGGCTCGCCGGGGCTCGGGATGGACGTCGACATCGTGGACGCCGACGGGGAGTCGGTGGCGGAGACGGGCGAGCGTGGGTTCCTCGTCGCGCGCGACTCCTGTCCCTCGACGACGAAGTCGCTGTGGTCGGGCGACGAGCGGTACCTCGAGGAGTACTGGTCGACGTGGCCGGACCTGTGGGACCACGGCGACTGGGCCCAGAAGGACGCCGACGGGTTCTGGTTCCTCCACGGGCGGGCCGACGACGCCCTGAACGTCGCCGGCCGGAAGATCGGCCCGGCGGAGATCGAGGGCGTGTTGATCGACCACCCGGATGTGAACCGCGCGGCGGCGGTCGGGGTGCCGGACGACACCACCGGCACCGCGGTCGTCGCCTACGTCGTCACGGAGCCGGGCGTCACCGGCGACGACGACCTGCGTGCGGAGCTGACGGAACTTGTCGGCGAGGAACACGGCAAGCCGTTCCGTCCGCGCGAGGTGTTGTTCGTCGACGCCTTCCCGAAGACGCAGTCGGGGAAGATCATCCGCCGCGCCATCGCCTCGGTCCACGAGGGCGAGGACCCCGGCGACCTCTCCTCGATGGAGAACCCCGAGGCGCTCGAGGCGATCCGGGACGCGTCCTGA
- a CDS encoding helix-turn-helix domain-containing protein — MIDECLVVEVGVTGDGCPLADAATAHEATVTAEPPALRRDGNALVRCSAPAEADVAATLDADDRVRYLHRADAGDRAVYRCLSLAPCVVHDLVDVGFMPETLTYEPDGARFAGAVVGREVLQGVMAAAGDRVGVSLERVYPLGPDTEESAGRFDLTPAQEAAIRTAHAMGYFGVPKAVTAAEVAAELGVGKTAFLERLRRGQAALFEQLFG; from the coding sequence GTGATCGACGAGTGTCTGGTCGTGGAGGTGGGCGTGACGGGCGACGGTTGTCCGCTCGCGGACGCCGCGACCGCCCACGAGGCGACCGTGACCGCGGAGCCGCCGGCGCTGCGTCGCGACGGCAACGCGCTCGTCAGGTGTTCCGCGCCGGCCGAGGCGGACGTGGCGGCGACGCTGGACGCCGACGACAGGGTCCGGTACCTCCACCGCGCCGACGCGGGTGACCGCGCCGTCTACCGCTGTCTCTCCTTGGCACCGTGTGTGGTCCACGACCTCGTCGACGTTGGGTTCATGCCCGAGACACTCACCTACGAGCCAGACGGGGCACGCTTCGCCGGGGCGGTCGTCGGGCGCGAGGTGCTCCAGGGTGTGATGGCGGCCGCCGGCGACCGCGTCGGCGTGAGTCTGGAACGGGTCTACCCGCTGGGACCGGACACCGAGGAGAGCGCCGGGCGGTTCGACCTGACCCCGGCACAGGAGGCGGCGATCCGCACGGCTCACGCGATGGGGTACTTCGGCGTGCCGAAGGCCGTCACCGCCGCGGAGGTGGCCGCCGAGTTGGGGGTCGGCAAGACCGCCTTCCTCGAACGCCTCCGCCGGGGACAGGCGGCGCTGTTCGAACAGTTGTTCGGGTGA
- a CDS encoding Phenylacetic acid catabolic protein, protein MDIETVKERAGPREFGPADDMPEEYRRAATRMIQFHANSEVMGGYLDKQFTRHAPSLDRKLACTAKVQDEIGHAQLLYRAAETLGVKTREEMLDELANGEGKFLNCFHYPVDSWYEAPMIDFFVDGGAMRRQATLKTTSWTPYAHAMDKVCFEEGFHVKHGESILKELMTSSKATRERVQETFETWWPRILQFFGPTNDESHHNDFAQDVGLKTATNDELRNSFLNMYVPKAEKYGLEIPEYPRIFERDDGTMAIREDDLDWDEFWTISKNDYEGSHEQIGTRRRRQEAVEWVRQSMDDWEASGGTTPQAAD, encoded by the coding sequence ATGGACATCGAGACGGTCAAGGAGCGTGCCGGGCCACGCGAGTTCGGGCCGGCCGACGACATGCCCGAGGAGTACCGCCGCGCGGCCACGCGGATGATCCAGTTCCACGCCAACAGCGAGGTGATGGGTGGGTACCTCGACAAGCAGTTCACCCGCCACGCGCCGTCGCTCGACCGGAAACTGGCGTGTACGGCGAAGGTCCAAGACGAGATCGGCCACGCGCAGCTGCTGTACCGCGCCGCCGAGACGCTGGGCGTGAAGACCCGCGAGGAGATGCTGGACGAACTCGCCAACGGCGAGGGGAAGTTCCTCAACTGTTTCCACTACCCGGTCGACTCCTGGTACGAGGCCCCGATGATCGACTTCTTCGTCGACGGCGGGGCGATGCGCCGACAGGCCACGCTGAAGACCACCTCCTGGACCCCGTACGCCCACGCGATGGACAAGGTGTGTTTCGAGGAGGGGTTCCACGTCAAGCACGGCGAGTCGATCCTCAAGGAGCTGATGACCTCCTCGAAGGCGACCCGAGAGCGCGTCCAGGAGACGTTCGAGACGTGGTGGCCGCGCATCCTCCAGTTCTTCGGGCCGACGAACGACGAGTCGCACCACAACGACTTCGCGCAGGACGTGGGTCTGAAGACGGCGACGAACGACGAACTCCGCAACTCGTTCCTCAACATGTACGTCCCGAAGGCGGAGAAGTACGGCCTGGAGATCCCGGAGTACCCGCGCATCTTCGAGCGTGACGACGGGACGATGGCGATCCGCGAGGACGACCTCGACTGGGACGAGTTCTGGACGATCTCGAAGAACGACTACGAGGGGAGTCACGAACAGATCGGCACCCGACGGCGGCGCCAGGAGGCCGTCGAGTGGGTGCGCCAGTCGATGGACGACTGGGAGGCGTCGGGCGGAACCACGCCGCAGGCGGCCGACTGA
- the paaB gene encoding 1,2-phenylacetyl-CoA epoxidase subunit PaaB, which translates to MIWEVFRQEEPGDYHQHVGNVHAPDREMAKQFAQIQHARRMQTNSLWVVPQEEIGEVDAEDTSFGGTTDKSYRWAMTYNDIDASFAEEVADSEEEQREAAEKRSEAQS; encoded by the coding sequence ATGATCTGGGAAGTGTTCAGACAGGAGGAACCGGGCGACTACCACCAGCACGTCGGCAACGTCCACGCGCCGGACCGGGAGATGGCGAAGCAGTTCGCCCAGATCCAGCACGCCCGCCGGATGCAGACGAACTCGCTGTGGGTCGTCCCGCAGGAGGAGATCGGTGAGGTCGACGCCGAGGACACCAGCTTCGGCGGTACCACCGACAAGTCCTACCGCTGGGCGATGACGTACAACGACATCGACGCCTCCTTCGCCGAGGAGGTCGCCGACAGCGAGGAGGAACAGCGCGAGGCCGCGGAGAAACGCTCGGAGGCCCAGTCGTGA
- the paaC gene encoding 1,2-phenylacetyl-CoA epoxidase subunit PaaC produces the protein MTAAGLDREDLTDEQQTALETLLFRLADDEFVHAERATEWQIYAPTLESDLALANVAQDEFGHARLWYDLLQELGYTEAECIWERDADDWTHSTLVERPFPDGGWGNAILRGYLYDVAERIRLEALIDTSYAPLADRVGKALDEEEYHREHAENWLDRLAGGGESHERLQRAVDDLFPHALSLFAPSEHEETILDAGFRTESTADMREEWLDTVIPRLESLGLDVPDPEDTDLPEARGRDGTHTDAWFDLQAEFTATYGEIDPDEPATLSSEGV, from the coding sequence GTGACCGCCGCCGGACTCGACCGCGAGGACCTGACGGACGAACAGCAGACCGCGCTGGAGACACTGCTGTTCCGCCTCGCAGACGACGAGTTCGTCCACGCCGAGCGCGCGACGGAGTGGCAGATCTACGCGCCGACACTGGAGTCGGACCTCGCCCTCGCCAACGTCGCCCAAGACGAGTTCGGGCACGCACGGCTCTGGTACGACCTCCTGCAGGAACTCGGCTACACGGAGGCCGAGTGTATCTGGGAGCGCGACGCCGACGACTGGACTCACTCGACACTCGTCGAGCGGCCGTTCCCGGACGGCGGCTGGGGGAACGCGATCCTCCGGGGGTACCTCTACGACGTGGCCGAGCGCATCCGACTGGAGGCGTTGATCGACACGAGTTACGCCCCGCTCGCGGACCGCGTCGGCAAGGCGCTCGACGAGGAGGAGTACCACCGCGAACACGCCGAGAACTGGCTGGACCGACTCGCCGGCGGCGGCGAGTCCCACGAGCGACTCCAGCGGGCCGTCGACGACCTGTTCCCGCACGCGCTCTCGCTGTTCGCACCCAGCGAGCACGAGGAGACGATCCTCGACGCGGGGTTCCGCACGGAGTCGACCGCCGACATGCGCGAGGAGTGGCTCGACACCGTGATCCCGCGACTGGAGTCGCTGGGGCTCGACGTGCCCGATCCGGAGGACACCGACCTGCCAGAGGCGCGCGGTCGTGACGGCACTCACACCGACGCGTGGTTCGACCTCCAGGCGGAGTTCACCGCGACGTACGGCGAGATCGACCCGGACGAGCCGGCGACGCTCTCCAGCGAGGGGGTGTGA
- the paaD gene encoding 1,2-phenylacetyl-CoA epoxidase subunit PaaD encodes MPTNAPIDSEACAYTEYEDGESPADYPKTGAGAEGVEAEIWDALREVEDPEMPVSIVDLGLIYGVEVDPESGTAEVEMTLTYSGCPARDMLLNDVECAAETASEVDDAEVRLRYSPEWNVNMVTERGRSALRDFGLSV; translated from the coding sequence GTGCCGACGAACGCACCGATAGACTCGGAGGCGTGCGCCTACACCGAGTACGAGGACGGGGAGTCGCCCGCGGACTACCCGAAGACCGGCGCAGGTGCCGAGGGTGTCGAAGCCGAGATCTGGGACGCCCTCCGCGAGGTGGAGGACCCGGAGATGCCCGTCAGCATCGTCGATCTCGGACTGATCTACGGCGTCGAGGTGGACCCCGAGAGTGGCACTGCCGAGGTCGAGATGACACTCACCTACTCCGGGTGTCCGGCTCGCGACATGCTCCTGAACGACGTGGAGTGTGCCGCAGAGACCGCCTCGGAGGTCGACGACGCCGAGGTCCGCCTGCGGTACTCCCCGGAGTGGAACGTGAACATGGTGACCGAACGGGGTCGCTCGGCACTGCGCGACTTCGGACTGAGTGTGTGA
- the paaE gene encoding 1,2-phenylacetyl-CoA epoxidase subunit PaaE → MSDSETPSAPTDDADPSTETSGETAGAECPYCGSTETERDHPQGPSSCRSMHFCNECQQPFERFG, encoded by the coding sequence ATGAGTGATTCAGAGACCCCCAGCGCGCCGACCGACGACGCCGACCCGAGTACCGAGACCAGCGGCGAGACCGCGGGTGCAGAGTGTCCGTACTGCGGCTCGACGGAGACGGAACGCGACCACCCGCAGGGTCCCTCGTCGTGTCGGTCGATGCACTTCTGTAACGAGTGTCAACAGCCGTTCGAGCGGTTCGGGTAG
- a CDS encoding AbrB/MazE/SpoVT family DNA-binding domain-containing protein, with protein MSDRVENDDPVVTELSSDGETAIPAPVRECLALEPGDEIRWRIDGETVRVRRATPTAKGVAYADDVPIEDREEWVTNANERLRRKRETDWDGAGE; from the coding sequence ATGAGTGACCGAGTCGAGAACGACGACCCCGTCGTCACGGAACTCTCCAGTGACGGCGAGACGGCGATCCCTGCGCCGGTCCGCGAGTGTTTGGCCCTCGAACCGGGCGACGAGATCCGGTGGCGCATCGACGGGGAGACGGTCCGTGTCCGTCGGGCCACGCCGACGGCGAAGGGTGTCGCCTACGCGGACGACGTCCCGATCGAGGATCGAGAGGAGTGGGTGACCAACGCGAACGAACGCCTCCGCCGGAAGCGCGAGACGGACTGGGACGGGGCTGGTGAGTAG
- a CDS encoding pentapeptide repeat-containing protein, which produces MGEAPPGRCGFEMLAADVHSHEILDSDSLREAVESNRVAVCRRETVDGSERCRWHTDELGESGGEVLEVDHDRPLVLDGAELSGFEFRDEQSLGEARLRFADLSTADLSGVDLSGVDLSGADLLGADLSKANLDFADLSGADLPEANLSEANLSSANLSDVGLLGADLSEANLEFLDLSNKDLSNANLSRAFLPNTDLSEADLTGADLSEADLFDADLPEADLTGADLSEADLARADLSEVDLARADLSEVDLARADLSEADLSSADLSEADLARADLSEVDLARADLSEADLARADLSGALLRKVDLSGADLSYGDLSAVQAADAELRDATLERADLSKADIFDADLTGAALYGAILADIRLNANTKFGDHYTGENDTIERATWTLRQIEQLSRESALPERVTEAVVERKTRRRRHHWKEGNYLSWLRNAGFGLLTKYGESPGRVVGLSIGTILVSAGLFQHTGIRDTTSGGEVISFALQNTTAANLVGKSLYLSTVTFTILGYGDLQPVGRGQLVATVESFFGALLMALLVFVLGRRATR; this is translated from the coding sequence ATGGGCGAAGCGCCACCAGGTCGGTGTGGGTTCGAGATGTTGGCGGCGGACGTCCACTCACACGAGATACTCGACTCGGATTCGCTTCGTGAGGCGGTCGAGTCGAATCGTGTCGCCGTCTGTCGTCGCGAAACTGTCGACGGCAGCGAGCGGTGTCGCTGGCACACGGACGAGCTTGGTGAGTCGGGTGGTGAGGTTCTGGAGGTAGATCACGACAGACCGCTCGTTCTCGACGGTGCCGAGCTATCCGGGTTCGAGTTTCGAGACGAGCAATCGTTGGGTGAGGCGCGGCTACGGTTCGCCGACCTCTCGACGGCTGATCTCTCGGGTGTCGACCTCTCGGGTGTCGACCTCTCTGGGGCAGACCTACTCGGTGCCGACCTCTCGAAGGCGAATCTCGATTTCGCCGACCTCTCGGGTGCAGATTTACCCGAAGCGAACCTTTCGGAGGCGAACCTTTCGAGTGCCAACCTCTCGGATGTAGGTCTACTCGGTGCCGACCTCTCTGAGGCGAATCTCGAGTTTCTCGATCTGTCAAACAAGGACCTTTCGAATGCCAATCTCTCGAGGGCGTTCCTCCCCAATACCGACCTCTCGGAGGCAGACCTCACTGGTGCCGACCTCTCTGAGGCAGACCTTTTCGATGCCGACCTCCCGGAGGCAGACCTCACTGGTGCCGACCTCTCGGAGGCAGACCTCGCTCGTGCCGACCTCTCGGAGGTAGACCTCGCCCGTGCCGACCTCTCGGAGGTAGACCTCGCCCGTGCCGACCTCTCGGAGGCAGACCTTTCCAGTGCCGACCTCTCGGAGGCGGACCTCGCTCGTGCCGACCTCTCGGAGGTGGACCTCGCCCGTGCCGACCTCTCGGAGGCAGACCTCGCTCGTGCCGACCTCTCGGGGGCACTCCTCCGTAAGGTCGATCTCTCGGGAGCAGATCTCAGCTATGGGGATCTGTCAGCGGTGCAGGCAGCCGACGCGGAACTGCGAGACGCGACACTCGAACGCGCCGACCTCTCGAAAGCCGACATATTCGACGCCGACCTCACCGGCGCAGCACTCTACGGTGCGATTCTCGCCGACATCCGCCTGAACGCAAATACAAAGTTCGGCGATCACTACACCGGCGAGAACGACACCATCGAGAGAGCGACGTGGACACTCCGGCAGATCGAACAGCTCTCTCGCGAGAGCGCGCTTCCCGAACGAGTCACCGAGGCCGTCGTCGAACGGAAGACCCGCCGCCGGAGACACCACTGGAAAGAAGGCAACTACCTCTCGTGGCTCAGGAACGCCGGCTTCGGCCTACTCACGAAGTACGGCGAGAGTCCGGGTCGCGTCGTCGGGCTCTCCATCGGGACCATCCTCGTCAGCGCGGGCCTGTTCCAGCACACCGGCATCCGTGACACGACGAGCGGCGGCGAGGTCATCAGTTTCGCGCTCCAGAACACCACTGCAGCGAACCTCGTCGGCAAGAGCCTCTACCTCTCGACGGTCACGTTCACGATCCTCGGCTACGGCGACCTCCAGCCGGTCGGCCGCGGACAACTCGTCGCCACCGTCGAGTCGTTCTTCGGCGCGCTCCTGATGGCACTGCTCGTGTTCGTCCTCGGACGGCGCGCGACGCGATGA
- a CDS encoding thymidine kinase produces MHEITQSGFVEVITGSMFSGKTEELLRRLRRARIAGQDVAVFTPALDDRYGTTKIGSHAGREWEATVIEPDDEGPWDITDHLNGEEVVAIDEANFFSETLVDVVEALAADDRRVIACGTDQTFRGEPFHPLPELVALAEYVDKLQAICAQCGEPATRNQRLVDGEPAHVDDPTIVVGAEERYEARCRNCHELRRD; encoded by the coding sequence GTGCACGAGATCACCCAGTCGGGGTTCGTCGAGGTGATCACGGGGTCGATGTTCTCGGGGAAGACGGAGGAACTGCTCCGTCGGCTCCGCCGGGCGCGCATCGCGGGCCAGGACGTCGCCGTCTTCACCCCCGCACTCGACGACCGCTACGGCACGACGAAGATCGGCTCGCACGCCGGCCGCGAGTGGGAGGCGACCGTGATCGAGCCGGACGACGAGGGGCCGTGGGACATCACGGACCACCTGAACGGCGAGGAGGTCGTCGCGATCGACGAGGCGAACTTCTTCTCGGAGACGCTCGTCGACGTGGTCGAGGCGCTGGCGGCCGACGACCGCCGTGTGATCGCCTGCGGCACCGACCAGACGTTCCGCGGGGAACCGTTCCACCCGCTGCCGGAGCTGGTCGCACTCGCGGAGTACGTCGACAAACTCCAGGCGATCTGTGCCCAGTGTGGCGAACCCGCGACCCGCAACCAGCGACTGGTCGACGGGGAGCCGGCCCACGTCGACGACCCGACGATCGTCGTCGGCGCCGAGGAACGCTACGAGGCCCGGTGTCGCAACTGCCACGAACTCCGGCGAGACTGA